In the genome of Peromyscus eremicus chromosome 1, PerEre_H2_v1, whole genome shotgun sequence, the window AGagccctgtctgtctgtgtgttgcaCCTGGCCCGTTAACTCCCAGCCCTTATGACCCTCATTTTGACGGGCATTTCTCTTTCCTATGCAATGTCCCCTCACATAGATGTCCTGCAGCACAGTGATCCTGCAATTTCCCATGAATCCTGCAATTCAGATACCCCCACCCAGCCAAAGCTGGGATTGGAATCCAGGCCTTTATAGCTGCCAGATAAACACTCCACCCCTGAGCCGTTTCCTAgatcttgtttggttttttgttttgttttgtttttgtggggggagggcaggctctctctctctatagccctggctatccaggAACCCATTATGTAGATCAGTCTGTCCTCAAActtaacagagatccacctgcctctacctcctgaatgctgggactaaaggcttgtttgtttgttttaaaatatttgtttctttttattttgtgtgtatgggtgtttttcctgcttaTATACATATACCCCATGCctacagtgcccatggaagccaagaaagggcatcagatctcctgagactggagttagagatggttgtgagccccctgcagtgagtgctgggaacccaactctggtcctttgcaagaacaggaagccatctcttaacctctgaaccatctcttcagccccctagacctttctgttgtttgcttttgaaatggggtctggctgacctcaaactccagcTCTTGCCtgcacttccctagtgctgggacagCAGCACACCTGGCATTTGTCCATTCTGTTGAAAGATAGCTGTGTCCCTCCAGGTCCtgacaggaaagaggaaggaccAGGGAAAGACTCGGCAGCAGGCCTCCCTTTGTGTTTTGTCGGCCTGAGGCTGGAGGAGTTAGACATCCTTGACAACAGAGAGTGCTAGGAAAGTACATTGGGCTTGGTGGTCTCAGCTCCAGGCATGGGGAAGGGAGCTCAAAGGGATGTCGAAGAGACCTCCCAGAAACCTCCTTCCCTCTGCCGTGACCATGGGGCATCCCTGCTCCATCCTTCCACTCCTTGCTCTCACATCTCTCTCCTTACAGCATTTCTTCACCTCCTTTGGGGCCCGTGATCGctgcttcctcctcatcttccgcCTCTGGCAGAATGCGCTGCTTGAAAAGGTGGGCGTGATTGAGCTCAGGGTGGAGGATGGAGTTAACCGGGGGGACCTTGAAGGGGCTACTGGGCACATCTCGTCCTGAAATCCTGATAGCGTTGCACTAATATCTGCTTTGAGTTAGCACTGGCTCAGAGGTTGTAAGAATGCCAGCAGCTGCCGCAGCCCTGCCTGTTATCATTAGTTGCTATTATTTCGTTGTCGTTGTGGCCTAGTCGATCCGTGGGCAGTGGGAAGGCCATGGCTGCTGAGGAGGATGGAGACAGGATAGCATAGGGGGGCGAGAGCTTGGGCTCTTCTGGAATCTGGCTGGGTTTGAATCCTTGTGGGTCATTTGTGTGACCTTGAGCACGTGACTTCCCCTTCCTGAGTCCCCAGATCCTTCTCAGTAAAAATGGGAAGCTTCCCTGGCCCGCACATCATGGACTCAGGAGGTCTAAGGTGTGGCTTGTAGCACCCAGGGCCCAGGCTTTGCAAAAACAGGTTGGCTAGTGATAGATGCAGCAGGATGGAAATGAGGGGGCTCTGGGGTGGGTGGCCATGCTGCTCCTTTGTGGAAGCCAAGGCAGCTGCTGGGACTCGGCTGTGGGAATAAGATGCCAACCTTGCATCCCTTATGCCTAGACATTGAGTCCCCGAGAGCTTTGGCACCTGGTCCATCAGTGCTATGGCTCGGAGCTGGGCCTTACCAGTGAAGATGAAGACTATGTTTGCCCCTTGCAACTGAATGGTCTTGGGTGAGTTGGAGGTGGAAGGTGGCTCAAAACGATGTTGGGAGTCTCTGAGGGACGTCGGGGTCCCTTGGATGTGTTGTCCAGAGACAAACAGATAGACATGAGTAAAGTAACTTTTTCTagatctcctgagtgctgggtggtCAGAGGTTACTGTGCAAAGCTGGGTGtcgggggagggtgggaggagaacACAGCAAGTGTAGCCTACGGAGGCTTGAGGATCCAGCCATCTCCCACTTCCTCTTTTCCCTTGCAGGAGTCCCAAAGAGGTAGGAGATGTGATTGCACTCAGCGACATCACCCCCTCAGGGGCGGCTGACCGCAGCCAGGAGCCAAGCCCTGTGGGTTCAAGGCGTGGCCGGGTCACCCCGAACCTCTCCCGGGCCAGCAGTGATGCAGACCATGGGGTATGCAAGTGGATGCTTGTGGAGAGCGATGGAGCGGTTGGGAATGGAGGAAGGAGCGTGGAAGATCCATAGAAGGGCAGGAATTTGGCAGAGGGatgagatgggggtgggtggaagGGGAGGACAGACAAGGTAGATAGCAGGGGAATGTAGCAGAGTAGGAGGAAAGGCAGGACACAGGGGAGCGAGATAGATGGATAGGAGACAGGTGGGTGGTATAGCTTGTAGGCCAGGCATCAGCATAAGCCCTCATCACTGCGTGATCCTGAGGCCTCTGCCAAACTAGCCAGGAGCCCCCAGGTACAGACATCACGTCTCCAGAATCGGTCACTAAAACAGTCTATCAAACCCGCTGACCCCTGGGAACCCTTGGGCTGGAGTCGAGGTCTGAGAAGGCTGGATGGAGCCCTTCTCTGCAGGccgaggaggacaaggaggaacCGACAGCCAGTCAGCTGGATGCTTCCTCCAGCCAGACAGTGACCCCAGTAACAGAACCTCCAAGTACTGAGCCAGCCCCACCAGATGGGCCCACGTCCCTGGGCCCCTTGGATCTGCTGTCCAGAGAGGAACTATTGACAGACACCAGTAACTCATCTTCATCCACTGgggaggaaggtgaggcaggTGGCCCCAGTTCATCCGCTTTGGTTATGCCCCAGTAGGGGCCAGTAAGAGGGGAGGCACTGGTACACAGGGCAGGACATGCAGGTGGCCAGGGATGTCATTCAAACGGTGTGCCCTGAGCCCTGCATTAAAGGTTATGTGGCCTCATTGTCTCTATACTGCTTTTCAGGTAGACTTTACTCTTGTGAGCACAGAGACAGAGCCCTAGGCCTGGCTACCTGACGATGTACGGCACAGTAACTATAGCAAAAGTCCCAGCCTTGGCCTCAGTTGGTTTGACATGACAAATGATTCCAGTTGATCATAGGAGTCTGTGCCAGTGGATGCCATTGTGGTGGCTTTTGTTGGCTGGGCTGGGGCGTGTGCCCACCGTGACACTAATCTAGTGGGTAGGAAGGGTTGAGTACTGTCCCAGGTTCCTGAGTGTCTCTTTTCAAGAAGATGCGTTTGCCCTTCCACCCTGGAGGCCTGAGGAGGGACAGTCGGCCCAGGGGAAGGGAGGGGTGTACCCACATAATGAGGAGCCTCTTGTCTCCCAGGTGATCTGGCCGCCCTGCTTCCCGACCTCTCTGGCCGTCTCCTCATCAACTCCGTcttccacgtgggtgctgagcgTCTGCAGCAGATGCTCTTCTCGGACTCGCCGTTCCTCCAGGGCTTCCTGCAGCAGTGCAAGTTCACAGGTCAGGCTTGTAGTGCCCGCATTACCGTGCAGTTGCTACAAGGCAAGTGCCTGAGCAATTGCTGCACGAAGATTCCAACCAATCAAGTTAGTGGTCGGAAGTGTGGTGTCTGCTTCCTTAGACTCCTGAGGGACTGGGGAACAGTGGAATGTCTGAGGCAGATAGCGTATGTTTAGGCTTGATTTTAACCAGGTATTATTCCTGGGTAGAACCCTGAGCAGGCAGAAATAAGTAAAATTGGACACAATCCTCAGGAGACTAGAAGACAGTAGctctgggctagggagatggcacGGTCTCTAAAGTGCTCTCTCTGCAGGCATGAAGGCCCAGGCTTGTACCAGAACCACATTCAAGTCAGGTagtggaccagcaagatggctcagtacccaccccaaacccacatggtggaaggagagaactgctcAAGAGCTCTTCTGACACACTTGTACCCTGGTACACATGCTCCcccaatagatagatagatagatagatgctcccgatagatagatagatagatagatagatagatagatagatataaagatAGACGCTCCCCCAataactagatagatagatagatgctcccgatagatagatagatagatagatagatagatagatagatagatagatagatagatgtagtaAAAATGTTTTGAAGAGGCTAGCGAGATGGCCCAGAGGTCCAGAGCATGTACtactttgcagaggacccaagttcagttcccaacatccatatgGGTctgctcacaactgcttgtaactctagcAGGATCCAATACCTTTGGCTTCCATAGGTACTGCACtcacgtggacacacacacacacacacacacacacacacacacacacacaaaacaacaacaacaacaacaaaacactaaaaatgaAATAGCTCTAAAAACTGGGCACTAGAAGTTGGGCACTGTGGCACATGCTTCTGGTCCCATCACTAGCAGGTTGATCCCTGGCCAGCTAACCTGTCCCAGCTGGTGAGCCTCAGGCCATTGGCAGACGCCATTTCAAGAAAACAAGGTGGGTGTGCCTGAAGACGCTCCAAGGTGTTCTCTGGCTCCcacgtgcacccacacacatgtgcagcagCACTCATTAACATGCACAGGCATAAATACACACGCGCGCCCTTACCTCCACCCCAGACAATAGAGGTAACACATTAGGGAAGTCAAGGCCTAGGACTCCACTGGGAGCATGAAGGatggtgggactggagaggtaCTGAGTTCAGTGTGGGGCCTGGTAGGTGTGAGGGTTCAGGAGACCTCCAGGAAAAGGTGTCCCAAAGGTTGTGATTACCTCATTTAATGCTTTGGAGAGCCAAGGCCTCAGCAGCAGATGAGGCGGTTCCAGAAGGGGTCAGGAATATTGGGTCAGAGGTACCCCAGCTGTCGTTATCACTGTAGTCCAAATGTCTTAGCTTCTGAACGGAAAGTGCCAAGGGGTAGGGTGGTGCAGTTGGGGACAGATCCCCAGAGAATGGGAACCCTCTAGAAAGCCTGCGTCTCCACAGCCTGGCAGCAGAGAAAGGGAAGCACTGTCCTTAttctcccccttcttcccctaGATGTGACCTTGAGCCCCTGGAGCAGTGACAGCAAGTGCCACCAGCGCAGAGTCCTGACCTACACCATCCCCATCAGCAACCCGCTAGGCCCCAAGAGCGCCTCGGTGGTGGAGACACAGGTGGGCAGGGTGAGGTGGCCCTGGGTGGGCTGGATGTGTGAGGCAGCCCTgacctcctcctgcccctccgcTCCCCGCAGACGCTGTTCCGGCGTGGCCCACAGGCAGGCGGGTGTGTGGTGGACTCCGAGGTACTCACCCAGGGCATACCGTACCAGGACTACTTCTACACTGCCCACCGCTACTGCATCCTGGGTCTGGCCCGGAACAAGGCCCGGCTTCGGTGAGACCAAGTGTACCCTGTCTCTACCCCATCCCAGGGCTACCTCCTACcttggtggaggtcagagggtaacccCAGGGACAACCGTTGGCAGGGGTCATTGGAGAACTGAGAAGTGTGTATATAAGTGAATAGAATAGTCCATGTGCTCAATTATTTATTGAACATCTATTCTAAGCCTAGCGGACAAAAATCCTTCTGTTAGGGCCCCCAAACTCTACCGGAGAAATTCCAGTGAATTAAGAGATTACAGAACATTCCTCAGTTCACTACGTCACAGGAGGCTGGAGTGAGGGGCAGAGGGTTGTTCCTTGACTCTGATGATGGGAAGGGTCTTCTGAGAAAGGAGTATTTCACAATAACCAGAGGAGGGGGCATTCCCTTAGGAATGGCCGGTACAAAGGCCCTAGGAGCGTGGGAGTAGCTGGAGCATGGGAGTAGCTGGAGTAGAGAAGTAGGAGGTGAGATCCAAGGTCCATGATAGTTCATGAAACTTTGCAAGGTTTCGTGGTAGACTTGACCATCTGTTGAAGCGAGGTGCATCCAGGGCAGGGCTCTGAGCCCAGATGACTCTGAATGGACTCCACATACAGGCTCCTTCTGGCTACAAATGGGAACAGAGGGACCAAGAAGAGGCCTCCCACTCTGTTGTCTAGGTGTAGAGGTAGGGGCCAGAGCCAGTTAGGAGTAACATAAAGGACAGTAGGTGGATTCTGGATAGGTTTTGTAGGTAGAAAGCAgggcctataatctcagccctgAGAACACTGGGACCAGAGGATCCCAATTTcaaggctgcagagtgagttcaaagctgtcCTGGGCAAGAAGACCatcacaagatttaaaaaaaaaaaaaaaaaaaaaagggccgcTGTGGAATCctccagggaggggctgggggcgtggctcaacTGTAGAGCTCCTGCTTAGCAGGTAggaagttcaattcccaggacagcCTAAAAGCAAAGACTGTGTGATTTAAATGTAAGTGTGGATGGAAAAAGCTGGAGATGCCGAGGCCTAGGCTTGAGGTGTTTAGCCTGAGCCACAGGAAGGACTGTTTGTCAGTGACAAACCCCTTTCTCTGAATTAGAAGTTTGGGGTACATAGATTCCCCTCGGCAAGACCTGACCTAGGTTCCCCTCCTGTCCCCGTCCTAGTGTGTCCTCAGAGATCCGCTACCGAAAGCAGCCATGGAGCCTCGTGAAGTCTCTCATTGAGAAGAACTCGTGGAGTGGCATTGAAGACTATTTCCACCACCTGGGTAGGGGACTGAAGGCTGGTGGGGCAGGGGCTGTGGCCCAGCTGGGTGCAGACATCCTGAGCCAGCTCTTGTCCCTCAGAGCGAGAACTCGCCAAGGCAGAGAAGCTGTCCCTGGAGGAAGGTGGGAAGGATGCTCGTGGACTACTGTCAGGCCTACGGAGGCGGAAGCGGCCCCTGAGCTGGAGGGGGCACGGAGATGGGCCTCAGCACCCAGACCCGGACCCCTGCACCCGGGCCAGCATGCACACCTCAGGTGCGTTATGTCGAGGTGGGCAGCTGGAGGAGGTGGTCCCTGAGGTGTGCCGGGCTCACCCCAAGTTGCTGTTTCACAGGTTCCCTCAGCTCTCGCTTTTCGGAACCATCCATAGATCAGGGCGCCGGGGCAGGCATCCCCAGCGCCCTGGTTCTCATCAGCATTGTGTGAGTAAGGGACTGATGTGGATATGCAGCCTGGCTGTATGATGTGGATTGAGGGCTGGGCTTCTCTGGGCCTCTGCTTTTGTTGGGGTGTGGGCTCAACTTAGAAGGATTGCATGAGACCATGTTTAGGGTGTGGCCAGCAGAATCCCCACTTGCTGATCCATTTGTCTTAGAGAAGTCTATTGCTGGGACGGCAGCCACCCTGGGGACCATGGGAGATGAGGGGAGAAATTTTTAGAAGAAGAGACAAAACATATGGAATTTGCCACTCAAAAGGAGTCAGGTCATGGATACACAGTACTCTGGTTTTTCTACACCCAGTCCTGAGCTGGATGAGGCCAGAGACGCAGCAGGGACCAAGAGTCCCATGGGAGTGGTGGGGAAGTTGGAGAGCTGCCATCAGACCAGAGGGATGGAGCTGGGCTGATATGGGAGACCATGGCAGCAAAATCAGATTCCAGGAAGCTGAGGATGGCCAGGCTGAGACTGGGTGGGGCTTGGGCAGGGACACCAGGCATTTGGAGGACAGCATGTATGGAGAGACACAACACTCTGAGGAAAAACAAGCAAGACTCCCCCAGTTTCAGGCTGACCCAGACCACACACTCAGCCTCTCgaggcctcagtttcctaaggtcaCCCAGGAGGAACCGTGCCGTCTCCCGGGCTCAGAGCTAGCTGTCCTgggtggaggagggctgggcacCAGCACCGCCCTGGGCAGTTCTCACATCTCTGTCTTCCCCTTGCTGCCTCCGCAGGATCTGTGTGAGGTAGGGCCCTGAATTCTCTCCCTGCTACCCCCTCACCCCTGTATTGCAGTTCATCCCCCTGCAGCATTCTCTCCCCGTCCAATGTCCCTGGCTCTTCcagggaagatggttcagtgtggCCGGCAAGCATGTAGGCATGACATAGTTCAGAGTGTGAACCCTGTGTTTTCTGCTTATGAGCTGTGTGACCCTAGGCATATCAGTCACCCCTCTGAGcctcttttctcctctgaaaaGGGTGGGTAGTCATGGTACCCTTTAAGGTATGGTTACGCTAGTGTGTTGGGGGCAGCAGTGGAGAGCTCCAAGCCAGACTAGAGAGAGCATCCTGATCCCAGGCCCTGATGTCTGGCTCTGTCTGCAGCCTCATCGTCCTCATGGCCCTCAACGCCCTCCTCTTTTACCGTCTCTGGGCTCTGGAGAGAACGGCCCACACCTTTGAGTCCTGGCACAGCCTGGCACTGGCCAAGGGGTAAGCGGAGAGCCTGAGGGCAGGGGTAGGGGCGGAGCTCAAGTGGACTGAAGCAGCCAGGCCCCTTCACGTGCACTCTGCATCTCCACAGCAAGTTCCCCCAGACAGCCACGGAGTGGGCCGAGATCTTGGCTCTGCAGAAGCACTTCCACAGTGTCGAGGTTCACAAGTGGAAGCAGATCCTTCGAGCCTCCGTGGAGCTCCTGGATGAGGTATGCGGCAGCTGCGTGGGCTCAAGCTGCCCTCCTCTTGGGCCTTTGTTTCCCCGGTGATAAAACGAGTCCTGGTACTGACCTCTTAGCTTGCTAGGGAGGTCCATGGAATGGAAGGAAAACAACTGTCATATCCTGGAAAAACGTCCTTCAGGCATGGCTGCATCCAGCTACGTGCTGTAGTAGGAATCGTTCCCTCCTGCTGGTGGCAGGCTGGGTTTGGGGGACATGCGGAGGATAGCACTCTCTGTTATTAGCTGCTGCGGTCACATGCGCATCCTTCCCCCAGCAGATCAGAGTGGCCCGGTTGGGCTGGGCTCGGTCCTCTGCCTGTCTTGGGCTCAGGTCTGCTTATAGGGGAGTGACTCTCCCAGGGGCATTTGGGTCCCATCTCCAAAAAGAGGTTGATGTGTAATTCAGGAGACAGCCGAGGTTGGactcagctgtgtgaccttgtgtGAGTGACAGTCATTTCAGCCTTGTCTGCATCTTCTGAACATGCGGGAGAATGCCATCCTTTAGGAGCTGAGAACGCCCTGCCATTTGGAGCAGTGCCAATCACTGTAAACACTTCATGGACTTGCTACTGGTGAGCCCCACCCAGgcatacagtaggtgctcaatgaCTGTACTGCCACCGTACAGTGCTGCCCTTAGGCCTGAGAGGATTGCAGCCAGCAGCTGTGGAAGACTGAGGAAAATGTGAGGTACTGGGATGGGTGCCTATGATAGGGAGGAAGATGAGAAAATGGGGAGAAGACCGGCTTTATCTGGTCCCTGAGGGCGTCGGAGCTGAAATGAGAGGATTGACAGAAACACTGTTTAGTGGAGCTGGGGCATGGCcaggggtggagcccctgcctagaatcccccagtgaggggctggggcatggccaggggtggagcccctgcctagaatccaccagtgagggctggggtatggctcagtggtaaagcacctgcctagaatcccccagtgaggggctggggtgtggctcagtggtagagcccctgcctagaatcccccagtgaggggctggggtgtggctcagtggtagagcccctgcctagaatcccccagggagGAGCAGGGGCGTGGCTCAGTGATAGGGCTCTTGATTAGCATGCACAACACATGGGTTTTATGTTGTGTATGGGGTGGTGTGGGGCAGAAAACCAAAACGAAACTAAAGATATTCTATACCCCAGcacaggttaaaaacaaaactccagttTTTAGGGCCACTGTTGCACCCCAAAACCAAGTTCCCAGAGAGATGCTTCAGTGGAAGGGGCGTACAGGACGGAGTAGGGAGGaaattgagacagggtcaccTCGCTCACGGAGAGCAGAGCAGGACTCCCCAATCCTGAGGTCAAGCGTGGTTATTTCCCTCTCCCTAAATTCCTGAGAATCCTAAGTCACTGTCACAAGTTAATGAGAGCAAGCGCCCTTGGCATAGCTGGGCTGTCTTGCCACTAACGGGAAGTGACCATCCTCCAGCCAGCCTTGCAGCAGGAAGTTACTTTCACTGTGACCGATGTATGTGGCAGATGCAAGGTGAACTGGTTGATTCTCCATCCCCCTCCCCAACCGTGGCAGCGCTTAGCAACTCAGGGGAGCCTTGTTTTACCTCATGGCTTCTAGATATAGTCCGTCATGGTGGTTGGGGAGGCTGTGTCCACGTCATTAGCGGCTTGGTTCTTGCTCAGGTTAGATTGGGATCAGGAAGTAGAGATGAAACAGAGACCTGAAGAAAAGCCAGGCTGTAATCCACAAAGGCCCGACCCTGGTGGCCTAGGTCCACCAGCTAGCCTCCGGACCAGCTGAGGATTAAGTGTTCAAGGACTTGAGCCCAGAGTGGGGGTCATTTCACAGCCAAACcataaaaggaggaaatgtttatTAGGCTCAAGATGTTCTTTCTGTCCGTCATGGTGGGTGCCCTGGGAGCTTGAGAACAACAGACCAGGAAGTGGAATTAGGGTTCGGGTGTGACTCTCAAATGCCTCCCACCATAACCTAAGTAACCAGTTAGGTCCCACTTCTGAGGGCTCCACAGCCTTCCACAACAGCGCCATCTGGTGGGGACCTTCCAACACACTAGCCTGTGGGAGCCGTTTGAGACTTAAGAAGTAGCATCTTGTCCCCCTTTTATAAGCAGACGGATGCAATGTAGGAGGTGTGTGGCATCCTTTGGTTCAAGACTAGACAGTTGGTCAAGGTCACCTGGTGAACTTACTGTGGGCCAGGCTCTAGCATCCCTTAGTCTCTGATACAATCCTATAAAGCTAGGATCTTAATCATGCGTACTTCAGACAAGAAAGTAGGCCCATAGCAGTGAAGGGATGTATCCACTGTTAGGAATAGCAGGGtcaggatttgaacctgggtcccagGACTGCACTTTGAGAGGTTATCAAGTGGTGGGGCAGTGTGGCCGTGCAAGATAGCatagctagccgggcggtggtggcgcacgcctttaatcccagcactcgggaggcagagccaggcggatctctgtgagttcgaggccagcctgggctaccaagtgagttccaggagaggcgcaaagctacacagagaaaccctgtctcgaaaaaccaaaaaaaaaaaaaaaaaaaaaaaaagagatagcatAGCTAGTGTGCtcatcccacctcctcctcctcctcctcttccggCAGATGAAGTTCTCCTTGGAGAAGTTACATCAAGGAATTACCGTCCCGGATCCTCCTCTGGACACTCAGCCACAGCCTGATGATAGCTTCCCCTGAGCGAACCGAAAAGGGGAAGGGTACCGAAAAGCCGTACCCCCAAATGGACAGAAGGACACACGGAACCCTGGCAGCCACTGCTGGCACGGTGTGAACGCCGCCGGGAGGTTCCCGCCTGCCCCTCCCAGTGGCCCCGCCAAGAGCCACACAGACCTGGGGACCACAGAACCAAGATGCACTTTAGATCTGTGTGTGCAAATCCAGCTGCCATTGCCTGCTCAGCCAGGGAGCTGGCCTGGCCTTTGGCAGGCTCTTTCCCCCCAACTAACTTATTTTGCCCAGCTGGGGTTGTGGGGGGCACCTTTTGGGGTGCACGAGACCCTCATCTCTGGGTTta includes:
- the Gramd1a gene encoding protein Aster-A isoform X2, whose translation is MAELLPLLPWAPQGAQGGDQGSPGSPAEQQTQAECVQDLSPKSWRLLGVPAIHITPSSDVESPPGTPNPPRLQRLKTQDLECPSQDSTTPHSGRSSPSSSPSLRKRLQLLPPSRPPPAPEPEPGTMVEKGSDSSSEKGGVPGTPSTQSLGSRNFIRNSKKMQSWYSMLSPTYKQRNEDFRKLFSKLPEAERLIVDYSCALQREILLQGRLYLSENWICFYSNIFRWETTISIQLKEVTCLKKEKTAKLIPNAIQICTESEKHFFTSFGARDRCFLLIFRLWQNALLEKTLSPRELWHLVHQCYGSELGLTSEDEDYVCPLQLNGLGSPKEVGDVIALSDITPSGAADRSQEPSPVGSRRGRVTPNLSRASSDADHGAEEDKEEPTASQLDASSSQTVTPVTEPPSTEPAPPDGPTSLGPLDLLSREELLTDTSNSSSSTGEEGDLAALLPDLSGRLLINSVFHVGAERLQQMLFSDSPFLQGFLQQCKFTDVTLSPWSSDSKCHQRRVLTYTIPISNPLGPKSASVVETQTLFRRGPQAGGCVVDSEVLTQGIPYQDYFYTAHRYCILGLARNKARLRVSSEIRYRKQPWSLVKSLIEKNSWSGIEDYFHHLERELAKAEKLSLEEGGKDARGLLSGLRRRKRPLSWRGHGDGPQHPDPDPCTRASMHTSGSLSSRFSEPSIDQGAGAGIPSALVLISIVLIVLMALNALLFYRLWALERTAHTFESWHSLALAKGKFPQTATEWAEILALQKHFHSVEVHKWKQILRASVELLDEMKFSLEKLHQGITVPDPPLDTQPQPDDSFP
- the Gramd1a gene encoding protein Aster-A isoform X1 — encoded protein: MFDTTPHSGRSSPSSSPSLRKRLQLLPPSRPPPAPEPEPGTMVEKGSDSSSEKGGVPGTPSTQSLGSRNFIRNSKKMQSWYSMLSPTYKQRNEDFRKLFSKLPEAERLIVDYSCALQREILLQGRLYLSENWICFYSNIFRWETTISIQLKEVTCLKKEKTAKLIPNAIQICTESEKHFFTSFGARDRCFLLIFRLWQNALLEKTLSPRELWHLVHQCYGSELGLTSEDEDYVCPLQLNGLGSPKEVGDVIALSDITPSGAADRSQEPSPVGSRRGRVTPNLSRASSDADHGAEEDKEEPTASQLDASSSQTVTPVTEPPSTEPAPPDGPTSLGPLDLLSREELLTDTSNSSSSTGEEGDLAALLPDLSGRLLINSVFHVGAERLQQMLFSDSPFLQGFLQQCKFTDVTLSPWSSDSKCHQRRVLTYTIPISNPLGPKSASVVETQTLFRRGPQAGGCVVDSEVLTQGIPYQDYFYTAHRYCILGLARNKARLRVSSEIRYRKQPWSLVKSLIEKNSWSGIEDYFHHLERELAKAEKLSLEEGGKDARGLLSGLRRRKRPLSWRGHGDGPQHPDPDPCTRASMHTSGSLSSRFSEPSIDQGAGAGIPSALVLISIVLIVLMALNALLFYRLWALERTAHTFESWHSLALAKGKFPQTATEWAEILALQKHFHSVEVHKWKQILRASVELLDEMKFSLEKLHQGITVPDPPLDTQPQPDDSFP